In Rutidosis leptorrhynchoides isolate AG116_Rl617_1_P2 chromosome 2, CSIRO_AGI_Rlap_v1, whole genome shotgun sequence, one genomic interval encodes:
- the LOC139890787 gene encoding LOW QUALITY PROTEIN: probable microtubule-binding protein TANGLED (The sequence of the model RefSeq protein was modified relative to this genomic sequence to represent the inferred CDS: substituted 2 bases at 2 genomic stop codons) — translation MVARTPPKLRKKVVAPLDPNQLRETVNKVEKCMARLQELQYITGGTKVIAGVNLSPRSTRGYLRASLRCKQESLRXKKNXKEWNRMSLPTMILKETVGEILEASRFAREIVTAVDTKPKKISSLTDPKTPVTDSRRNSRLKPETTELNARRQREKRIIRSSNPHSPLLQRAKSRINFKVSGSPPKKEIEKENCRVSPKNRQWARKTIIVPNSMFHSSPNSQTQKICRTKSPVVPKTRPTTPHKFLIRTPPAAARRKARAAAADSSSSAVKFRVKIRSPTISVSPTRPTTKKKSVSPPKKVSTAAKLRRSFSPSRLASKLVSPLKSRRLSLQRTSSSMDFGGGMMMKNMMSGLKQRPNSSMPLSTRRT, via the exons ATGGTTGCAAGAACCCCACCAAAACTAAGGAAGAAAGTGGTGGCACCACTTGACCCTAATCAACTCCGAGAAACTGTCAACAAG GTTGAAAAATGTATGGCTAGATTGCAAGAACTTCAATATATTACAGGTGGAACAAAAGTGATAGCTGGTGTGAATCTTAGCCCTAGAAGTACCAGAGGCTATTTGAGAGCAAGCCTCAGATGTAAACAAGAATCACTCAGGTAGAAAAAAAATTGAA aggAATGGAACAGAATGTCATTACCAACAATGATTTTGAAAGAAACAGTTGGGGAAATACTTGAAGCAAGTCGATTTGCTCGAGAAATCGTTACGGCCGTTGATACCAAACCCAAAAAGATCAGTTCTTTAACTGATCCTAAAACTCCAGTCACAGATTCCAGGCGAAATTCGAGGTTAAAACCAGAAACCACAGAGCTAAATGCGCGTAGACAGCGAGAGAAACGGATAATAAGATCATCGAATCCACATTCTCCTTTGCTACAAAGAGCTAAATCGCGAATTAATTTCAAAGTTTCGGGTTCACCACCAAAAAAAGAAATTGAAAAAGAAAATTGTCGAGTCTCACCGAAGAACAGACAGTGGGCTAGAAAAACCATCATTGTCCCAAACTCAATGTTTCATTCATCACCAAATTCACAAACCCAAAAAATTTGTAGAACAAAGTCGCCAGTGGTTCCAAAAACCCGCCCAACCACACCTCATAAGTTCTTGATCAGAACACCGCCTGCAGCTGCCCGACGCAAAGCCCGGGCAGCAGCAGCTGACTCGTCATCATCTGCAGTTAAGTTTCGAGTGAAGATTAGGAGTCCGACGATATCAGTATCGCCAACTAGACCCACAACAAAGAAGAAGTCTGTTTCTCCTCCTAAGAAAGTGTCTACTGCTGCGAAACTGAGGAGGTCGTTTTCGCCATCGAGATTGGCCAGTAAATTGGTTTCGCCGTTGAAGAGTAGGAGGTTATCTTTACAAAGGACTAGCAGTAGTATGGATTTTGGTGGtgggatgatgatgaagaacatgATGAGTGGATTAAAACAAAGGCCAAATAGTTCAATGCCTTTGTCAACTAGGAGAACTTGA
- the LOC139887829 gene encoding ubiquitin domain-containing protein 7SL RNA1-like yields MDLYFDSDKGKSFAIEVGYFDTIKEIKEKVTKYQGIPVLDQILQFDGKILPDDLNIHTSEIVDGSHLKLISATATATTTDQTATNIKTEETDHHSSSSSNKIKIFLKKFGVTVEMDVNDLVSKLKEKINEIEGVPLCRISVYANGNELHDHKSLHECQLVDGSEVEITLKPPTPPPTLPTTTTTSTTTSTTASTTAACSGLNMGFLGNYAKKLKINVMSKSGEKIALEVNPLCNVGELRKELQKIRNQGVGFGLPEEGYFFIYKQNVMEEDQSFRWHRVAQGDTIEIFNGCVTGGS; encoded by the coding sequence ATGGATTTATATTTTGATTCTGATAAAGGCAAGTCATTTGCCATTGAAGTTGGCTACTTTGATACCATCAAAGaaattaaagaaaaagtcacaaaaTACCAAGGCATTCCAGTTCTTGATCAAATTTTACAATTCGACGGCAAGATTTTACCCGATGATCTCAACATTCACACGTCCGAAATCGTAGATGGTTCACACCTCAAACTTATCtccgccaccgccaccgccaccaccactgaCCAAACTGCCACCAACATCAAAACTGAAGAAACTGATCATCATTCTTCATCTTCCTCCAACAAGATCAAGATTTTCTTGAAAAAATTCGGCGTAACTGTAGAAATGGACGTGAATGATCTCGTCTCAAAGCTCAAAGAAAAGATCAATGAGATCGAAGGAGTCCCCTTATGCAGAATTTCGGTTTACGCAAATGGGAATGAATTGCATGATCATAAAAGTTTGCATGAGTGTCAACTTGTTGATGGTTCAGAAGTCGAGATAACGCTTAAGCCACCAACGCCTCCGCCTACATTACCTACAACAACAACAACGTCAACAACAACGTCAACAACAGCATCGACAACAGCAGCTTGTAGTGGTTTGAACATGGGGTTTTTGGGTAATTACGCAAAGAAACTCAAGATTAATGTGATGTCAAAAAGTGGGGAAAAGATTGCATTGGAAGTAAATCCGTTGTGTAACGTAGGCGAATTAAGGAAGgagctgcaaaagataagaaatcaaggaGTAGGATTTGGGTTACCAGAAGAAGGTTATTTTTTCATATATAAACAAAATGTGATGGAAGAAGATCAATCTTTCAGGTGGCATCGGGTCGCGCAAGGTGACACCATTGAGATCTTTAATGGTTGTGTCACTGGCGGATCTTGA
- the LOC139890788 gene encoding long chain acyl-CoA synthetase 7, peroxisomal-like: MASSNSNSIAGRRITVIQNHVVASTDNDLHSQIEVNDTSAEFFDDQRYSVVLPEKLKSGKWNVYRSARSPLKLVTRFPDHPEIETLHDNFVHAVDTYPDYKYLGSRVRVDGTIGEYKWMTYGETATARSAIGSGLQYYGLTKGASVGLFFINRPEWLVVDHVCSAYSYVSVPLYDTLGPDAVKYIINHADLQAVFCVPTTLNVLLSFLSDISRVRLIVVVGGTEEHLPSLPATSGVKLVSYSKLFSQGHSNPQPFCPPKAKDIATICYTSGTTGTPKGVVLTHENLISSVAAMSLKIRFYSSDIYISYLPLAHIYERANQIMTVYCGVAVGFYQGDNLKLMDDLAALRPTIFCSVPRLYNRIYSGIINAVNTSGGLKQRLFNVAYSSKKQAIMNGRKPSAVWDKLVFNKIKAKLGGRVRFLGSGASPLSSDIMDFLKICFGCSVIEGYGMTETSCVITIMDDGDNLSGHVGSPNPGCEVKLADVPEMNYTSDDQPHPRGEICVRGPIVFQGYYKDEVQTREVIDDEDWLHTGDIGMWIPGGRLKIIDRKKNIFKLAQGEYIAPDKIENVYAKCKFVAQSFIYGDSLNSCLVAIISVDPDVMKDWAASEGIKYDDLGQLCKDPRAKAAVLSEMDAVAKEAQLRGFEFAKAVTLVAEPFSVENDLLTPTFKVKRPQAKAYFAKEISNMYAELSMMDPTLHKPI, from the exons ATGGCGAGTTCGAATTCGAATTCAATCGCTGGTCGACGGATTACTGTAATTCAGAATCATGTGGTTGCGTCTACTGACAATGATTTACACTCGCAGATTGAAGTCAATGATACATCTGCTGAATTTTTTGATG ATCAGAGATACAGTGTTGTTCTCCCAGAAAAACTGAAGTCGGGAAAGTGGAATGTATACAG ATCTGCACGTTCGCCGTTGAAGCTTGTTACAAGATTTCCTGATCATCCCGAGATTGAAACATTGCATGATAACTTTGT ACATGCGGTTGATACATACCCAGATTACAAGTACTTGGGTTCACGTGTTCGAGTAGATGGGACCATTGGAGA GTACAAATGGATGACTTATGGGGAAACAGCCACTGCTCGATCTGCAATAGGATCAGGGTTGCAGTATTATGGCTTAACCAAA GGAGCATCTGTTGGACTATTTTTTATAAACAGACCCGAGTGGCTGGTTGTGGATCACGTCTGTTCAGCATATTCATATGTTTCGGTGCCTTTGTATGATACTCTTG GTCCTGATGCTGTCAAATATATCATAAACCATGCTGATCTACAGGCAGTTTTTTGCGTGCCTACTACGTTGAATGTT TTGTTAAGCTTCTTATCTGATATTAGTAGGGTACGATTAATAGTG GTAGTGGGAGGTACAGAAGAACACCTTCCTTCCCTTCCTGCAACATCTGGTGTTAAACTTGTATCATATTCAAAACTTTTCAGTCAG GGTCATAGTAATCCTCAACCTTTTTGCCCTCCAAAGGCTAAAGACATTGCTACTATATGCTACACAAGTGGCACTACCGGAACGCCAAAG GGTGTAGTTCTGACACATGAAAACTTGATTTCAAGTGTTGCAGCCATGAGCTTGAAAATCAGATTTTACTCTTCTGATAT CTATATATCTTATCTTCCATTGGCGCATATCTACGAGCGAGCAAATCAAATTATGACCGTATATTGCGGAGTCGCTGTTGGTTTTTACCAGGGG GATAATCTGAAATTGATGGATGACTTGGCTGCTTTAAGACCAACAATTTTCTGCAGTGTTCCTCGTCTATATAATAGAATATATTCTGG GATTATAAATGCTGTAAACACATCTGGGGGGTTGAAGCAAAGATTGTTTAATGTTGCGTACAGTTCCAAGAAGCAGGCAATAATGAACG GTCGAAAGCCATCAGCGGTTTGGGAtaaattggtatttaataaaataaaagcaAAACTTGGAGGACGGGTTCGTTTCTTGGGCTCAGGTGCTTCGCCTCTATCTTCTGATATAATGGACTTTTTAAAAAT ATGCTTTGGCTGTTCGGTTATCGAAGGGTATGGTATGACGGAAACTTCGTGCGTCATAACTATCATGGATGATGGTGATAACTTGTCCGGCCATGTTGGTTCTCCGAACCCTGGTTGtg AAGTAAAACTTGCTGATGTTCCTGAGATGAATTACACATCTGACGATCAACCTCATCCTCGAGGAGAAATCTGTGTTAGGGGCCCTATTGTTTTCCAAGGATACTACAAAGATGAAGTTCAAAC AAGAGAAGTAATTGATGATGAGGATTGGCTTCATACAGGAGATATTGGGATGTGGATACCTGGAGGCCGTCTTAAGATTATTGATAG GAAAAAGAACATATTTAAGCTGGCACAAGGCGAGTACATTGCACCTGATAAAATTGAAAATGTATACGCCAAGTGTAAATTTGTTGCTCAGTCTTTCATATACG GTGATAGCTTGAATTCGTGTCTGGTGGCTATTATTTCCGTTGATCCAGATGTAATGAAGGATTGGGCTGCATCTGAGGGCATAAAG TATGATGATTTAGGACAATTATGTAAGGATCCAAGGGCAAAAGCAGCTGTTCTATCTGAGATGGATGCTGTGGCCAAGGAAGCTCAG CTGAGAGGTTTCGAGTTCGCAAAAGCTGTAACCTTAGTGGCTGAACCGTTCAGTGTGGAGAATGACCTTCTTACCCCTACGTTCAAG GTTAAGAGACCGCAGGCGAAGGCATACTTTGCAAAGGAAATATCAAACATGTATGCAGAGCTTTCAATGATGGATCCGACCCTTCACAAACCAATTTAA